One region of Ptiloglossa arizonensis isolate GNS036 chromosome 8, iyPtiAriz1_principal, whole genome shotgun sequence genomic DNA includes:
- the LOC143149939 gene encoding carcinine transporter-like: MIRDTPSELTEMKYTKNLNGEIRATERTALRPKLATFDDVLPYVGDYGRYQWLLLLALLPHGITYAFLYFSQFFITIIPTEHWCKVDELMNTNFTQKDRIQIAIPRSNEYPYYDRCCRRDTNFAELSKSGTDLRSFQFRWNKTVKCTSWEYNFTQIPYPSVGTELDWVCDREYLVSTAQAIFFCGSIVGGFLIGWIADHKGRIPALMVCNSVALLGSMGTANANSFWSFALCRFVIGLAFDNCINIPLIIVLEYMAVSKRTLVVNVAFGLYFAVGSTILPWMAYYISNWRMFTYISALPLLSVFVTPWILPESARWYISNGKMGKVDDKLRRIAKINGKNPDPRVYDVFLGNLKTSKQCETATVFDLFKTPRLARNTILLALFWCFTVISFDGHVYSLKLIQSSVFVSFSLACATELPAGLLLTLLLDRWGRRLCGCLTLAITCILSLAEFMLHSIPAKLAMSVMSRFCLNMASNIGLQYAAEILPTPVRSQGISLIHIFGIIAHILAPYITDSAVTWEGFPMLIIGTVSFAGAAFVLFLPETLGQRLPHTIEQSEEFGKDQNFWSLPCYQKSEFDSPRQYQSCER, from the exons ATGATAAGAGACACACCGAGTGAATTGAC AGAAATGAAGTACACAAAGAACTTGAACGGTGAGATACGAGCGACCGAAAGAACGGCTTTGAGGCCAAAATTGGCAACGTTCGACGACGTTCTACCATACGTCGGTGATTACGGCAGATACCAGTGGTTGCTTTTGTTGGCGTTATTGCCTCACGGTATAACGTACGCGTTTctctatttttcgcaattcttcatAACCATAATACCTACGGAACATTGGTGCAAGGTCGACGAGTTAATGAACACCAATTTTACCCAGAAAGATAG GATTCAAATAGCGATTCCACGCTCGAACGAATACCCCTATTACGACCGGTGTTGTCGCAGGGACACGAACTTTGCCGAACTTTCGAAGAGTGGCACGGATCTACGTTCTTTTCAGTTCAGATGGAACAAAACCGTTAAGTGCACTAGCTGGGAATATAATTTCACACAAATCCCGTATCCCAGCGTAGGGACCGAG CTAGATTGGGTATGCGACCGAGAATACCTCGTATCAACGGCGCAGGCCATCTTCTTCTGCGGTTCTATCGTTGGTGGTTTTCTTATCGGATGGATAGCGGATCACAAAGGGCGCATCCCTGCGCTGATGGTTTGCAACAGTGTCGCCCTTCTCGGTTCCATGGGCACCGCAAACGCCAACAGCTTCTGGTCGTTCGCTCTTTGTAGATTCGTCATTGGATTGGCATTCGACAATTGCATCAATATTCCATTGATAATCG TGCTCGAGTACATGGCCGTCTCGAAGCGCACCCTGGTCGTCAACGTCGCCTTCGGTTTATATTTCGCCGTCGGCAGCACCATTTTACCATGGATGGCTTACTACATTTCCAATTGGAGGATGTTCACGTACATCAGCGCTCTACCGCTCTTGTCCGTCTTCGTCACGCCATGGATTCTCCCCGAGAGTGCTCG GTGGTACATTTCCAACGGGAAGATGGGAAAGGTCGACGATAAACTGCGAAGAATAGCCAAGATCAATGGAAAGAATCCGGATCCACGCGTTTACGACGTCTTCCTC GGGAATCTGAAAACCTCCAAACAATGCGAAACCGCGACGGTGTTCGATCTGTTCAAAACACCTCGGCTGGCACGGAACACCATTCTCCTGGCACTGTTCT GGTGTTTCACCGTGATATCGTTCGACGGTCATGTTTATTCGCTGAAGCTTATCCAGAGTTCGGTGTTCGTATCGTTCTCCCTCGCCTGCGCCACGGAGCTGCCTGCCGGCTTGTTGCTGACGTTGCTGCTGGACCGATGGGGCCGTAGACTCTGCGGATGTCTTACCCTGGCGATCACTTGCATCCTCAGCCTCGCCGAATTTATGCTGCATTCCA TACCTGCCAAGCTGGCGATGTCGGTGATGTCACGATTCTGTCTGAACATGGCGTCCAATATCGGTCTCCAATACGCGGCGGAAATCCTCCCGACACCCGTCAGATCGCAGGGTATATCGCTGATTCATATTTTCGGCATCATCGCACACATCTTGGCACCGTATATAACGGACTCG GCCGTAACCTGGGAGGGATTCCCGATGCTGATTATAGGCACGGTGTCTTTCGCTGGCGCCGCATTCGTTCTCTTCCTACCAGAGACACTAGGTCAACGTCTACCTCATACCATCGAGCAGAGCGAGGAGTTCGGGAAAGATCAGAATTTCTGGTCGTTGCCTTGCTATCAGAAGTCGGAGTTCGATTCACCCCGGCAGTATCAATCTTGCGAACGATAA
- the LOC143149937 gene encoding organic cation transporter protein — MTVMVESVKVEEGERPKIMAFDDILPYVGEASRYQWFLFILLLPFTFVYAFLYFTQFFITLVPAEHWCTVPDLNNWNLTDHEKIALSIPPASTEELKAENAVAFSRCNMYDVNYKEILENGTRVADRSWPIRSCQHGWTFNHTMIPYKSIAVELEWVCDHAFLGSAAQSAFFVGSILGGLIFGYIADHYGRIPALVACNAIGFIASVGTAFCNSFWSFCLARMVVGTSFDNCFNVLFIIVIEYVGPKYRTLVANMSFGLYFAAAASLLPWIAYWIADWRILSMATACPMVVAFIGPWIVPESARWYITSGKIDKAIEMLKKFAKVNGREVKQEIFDEFEKSCRSMIEKDQSHNQYTVLHLFKLPRLARITIMLIIYWLLMVWVFDGHVWNMKLLDPDVFTSFSLASLTELPAAVLLALFLDRWGRRWMGFASMFLCGIFSFVALTTPAGTPTVAMAIVARLGVNIAANIGFQYAAEMLPTVVRAQGVSLIHIIGYLAHILGPYIIYLADIDAALPLVALGLLSIGHAFLTLGLPETLNQDLPETLQEGNDFGREQNFWWIPCISSSQQLKKSQRKKKGLSNPAFTGSIQKIDCTRL; from the exons ATGACAGTCATGGTGGAGTCCGTGAAAGTGGAGGAAGGCGAACGTCCTAAGATCATGGCCTTCGACGACATCCTGCCGTACGTCGGCGAGGCCAGTCGCTACCAATGGTTCCTTTTCATCTTACTTCTGCCCTTCACCTTCGTTTACGCGTTTCTCTACTTCACGCAGTTCTTTATCACGCTGGTGCCGGCCGAACATTGGTGCACCGTGCCGGACCTCAACAACTGGAATCTCACCGATCACGAAAA GATCGCGTTATCGATACCTCCGGCGTCGACCGAAGAGCTAAAGGCAGAAAATGCCGTGGCGTTTTCGCGATGCAACATGTACGACGTGAACTACAAGGAGATCTTGGAAAACGGTACCAGAGTGGCCGATCGTTCGTGGCCAATTAGATCGTGTCAGCACGGGTGGACTTTTAATCACACAATGATACCGTACAAGTCCATAGCCGTCGAG TTGGAATGGGTCTGCGATCACGCTTTCCTGGGCTCCGCGGCCCAATCGGCCTTTTTCGTGGGCAGCATCCTCGGCGGCTTGATATTCGGTTACATAGCCGACCATTATGGCAGGATTCCAGCGTTGGTCGCTTGCAACGCGATCGGATTCATCGCTTCCGTGGGTACGGCGTTTTGCAACAGTTTCTGGAGTTTCTGTCTGGCAAGAATGGTTGTCGGCACCTCGTTCGATAATTGCTTCAACGTTCTTTTCATTATCG TGATAGAGTACGTCGGCCCTAAATACCGAACCCTGGTAGCGAACATGTCCTTCGGGCTTTATTTCGCGGCGGCTGCGAGTCTCCTGCCTTGGATCGCTTATTGGATTGCCGATTGGCGGATATTGAGCATGGCCACCGCTTGTCCCATGGTGGTCGCTTTCATCGGGCCGTGGATTGTTCCCGAGAGCGCACG TTGGTACATCACCAGCGGCAAGATCGACAAGGCGATCGAGATGTTGAAGAAGTTCGCGAAAGTGAACGGCAGGGAGGTGAAACAGGAGATAttcgacgagttcgagaaaagtTGTAGATCGATGATCGAGAAGGATCAGTCGCACAATCAATACACCGTCCTGCATCTCTTCAAGTTACCGCGACTGGCTCGTATCACGATTATGCTCATAATCTACTG GCTTCTCATGGTGTGGGTGTTTGACGGCCACGTCTGGAACATGAAACTTCTGGATCCCGATGTTTTCACGTCCTTCTCTCTGGCCTCTCTCACCGAACTTCCCGCCGCCGTACTCCTAGCTCTTTTCTTGGACAGATGGGGCAGACGATGGATGGGTTTCGCGTCGATGTTCTTGTGCGGAATCTTTTCTTTTGTCGCCCTGACCACCCCGGCCG GTACGCCAACCGTCGCTATGGCGATCGTAGCTCGTCTCGGAGTCAATATCGCTGCTAATATCGGCTTCCAATACGCGGCGGAAATGCTACCGACCGTGGTGCGAGCCCAAGGTGTGTCCTTGATCCACATTATTGGTTACCTAGCGCACATTTTGGGCCCCTATATTATTTACTTG GCCGACATCGACGCGGCTCTGCCTCTCGTTGCCCTCGGTTTGCTGTCCATCGGACACGCTTTCTTAACCCTCGGCTTACCGGAAACCTTGAACCAAGACCTGCCAGAAACCCTTCAAGAAGGTAACGATTTTGGCAGGGAACAAAACTTTTGGTGGATACCCTGCATATCCTC GAGTCAGCAACTGAAAAAGTCCCAGAGGAAAAAGAAGGGCCTCTCGAATCCCGCCTTCACCGGTAGTATTCAAAAGATCGATTGCACTAGATTATAG